Sequence from the Candidatus Zixiibacteriota bacterium genome:
CAAACCGTCATTCAATAAAAAAAGCCACTACTTGAAGAATGACCAAAGTATGGCTATAATAAGATTAAACCAGAAAAGGAGAAATATCATGCCGGTTAGAAAATATGCGGAAATCGAAAAGGTTGAAGTGAATACGGCTGATGCGGTCGGGGTGACCAAAATGGTCCCGGTGGGAAAAAATGAAGGATGGGAGGGATACACTTTGCGGGTTTTCAAGATTGCCCCCGGCGGACACACCCCGCGACACACCCACGACTGGGAGCATGTCAATTATATCATTTCCGGAAAGGGAAAGCTGTTTCTTGACGGCAAGGAATATGAAATGAGTGAGAAGGATTTTGCCTTTGTTCCCCCGAATGCGCTTCACCAGTTCCAGAACCCGTACGATAAGGATTTTGAGTTTATCTGCGTTGTCCCCAACAGGGGCGAGTATTAGAATTGTTCCGGCCAAAGGCCATGATGAGCCCGGTCTTCCCTGTTTGACTTTGGCTTTTCTTTGTAATAACTTCCCCTTATGAGACGGGCCGGGGAATACTCGATTGCGGCACAGGTCTGGGCGCTTCGCCAGCATGGTGAGGTTGGGCCGCGCACTTTCCGGGCACTCATGGCCCATTTCGGCAATCTGTCCGCTATATTGGAAGCCGAGCTGGATGAGTTGACCGGAATCGACGGCCTCGGAGGAAAAAAGTCGCAGAAGATTTTTGAAAGCTTCGACTCTCTTCAGAAGGCCGATCAATTTATCCAATCACTTGAAAAACGGAAGATTGGATACAGCACTCTTTTCGATGAAAATTTTCCCCGCCTTTTCATGGAACTCAATGACCCGCCCCCGATAATTTTCTATCAGGGAAGACTTCCCGACCAGGACGAAAAAAGAGTCGCCATTGTCGGCTCGCACAAGGCGACCAATGAGGGAATCAGAAACGGTGTGACG
This genomic interval carries:
- a CDS encoding cupin domain-containing protein, which codes for MPVRKYAEIEKVEVNTADAVGVTKMVPVGKNEGWEGYTLRVFKIAPGGHTPRHTHDWEHVNYIISGKGKLFLDGKEYEMSEKDFAFVPPNALHQFQNPYDKDFEFICVVPNRGEY